A window of Parambassis ranga chromosome 18, fParRan2.1, whole genome shotgun sequence genomic DNA:
ATGATGAAACAAGAACATGGTCAGTCAGTGCATAGTCAGTGCCTCCTTTCTAGGCCAATATTTGTGCCAAACTCCCTCAGGATGTTAGGTGAATGCAGAGTAAAGCCGAGGTGGACGGGCAGTCATGGAAGCAGGCTCTAAACATGTTCATTACTGCTGTAAAGTGGCCATCTTAACACAAAAGTCTGTGGAGGTTGACTTGATtatggagccagcccctagaggctgcagggtgaattGCAATTCTTCCACAGGAGTTTCATTTCTGAGCCCTGAAAGTTGCTGCTTAACTATGACCGGCATATTCTGATCAGCTTATCTGTGTTAAAAGTGTACGACTTTTGTATCAAATATGAAGAAATTCAGTCTAATAATGGATGAATGACCCTGTaccaatagaatagaatagaataagataaagataagataagataaaactttattaatcccgaaggaaattcttgtgccagaggtatcaagttacattaaatgcagttaagtacagagtataagagtataagtgtcactataatccaaaataagagtacagtacgcagtatgagcacaatatatgatacatggatacaaatatggagatgtaaggtgctaagtaaacataaacaaacataaacatagacaagtatatacaacaccgacagtcagaccagagttaaatagaataaaatagaacatagagcagtaaaataaaagataagaggaattgttacaaacattgcacaccagcatagatggtaatggaatatgtacagtaaaaatagtacagaaaaaataaaacatgaatatatatacaaacattgcacaacaAGCATATCAATAACTATGCTGgttgtgcaatgtttgtatatAATTCATCTAATTCAAGTTATtgcacttaataataataaattattgcatgtgtgttgtatcaggcgggctgtactcctccctccttctctccctcctgccaaaagcagagttgaagagtttgatggatcaggggacaaaggagtctctaaATGCGTCACTGTAAAGAAAATTCCTGGTTGTAATTCTTCCCACAGTTTCCTTCTCCAGAGTGGGACACAGTGACCCCTGATGCCAAAGACCTGATAAACAAGATGCTGACCATTAACCCAGCCAAGAGAGTCACTGCCTCAGATGCGCTCAAACACCCCTGGATCTGCGTAGGTGTCACAAACCACCATCACTGACCACACCCAAGCCTCCAGGTCTTCTAACGGTCTTATTAACTCTTTCTGCAGCAACGCTCCACTGTGGCATccatgatgcacagacaggagaCTGTGGAGTGCCTCAAGAAATTTAACGCAAGACGGAAACTCAAGGTAATTCACCACAGAGCTGATATCCACTTGGGTATTTCTTTCTAAAAACACTCCTCCACAGAAATCAGCCAAATCCTGTCCCAGGCAGCAGGATATCTAATCATTAACCTGTGTAAACACCGTTTCTCTTCTCTCGCTGTCAATTTTTCTCTCTCTAGGGTGCTATCCTGACCACTATGCTCGCCACTCGCAACTTCTCAGGTAGGACTGAAACTGTTAAAATGACAGCTTATGTCACATTTCTTCCAGTCCGAAGTGAAATATTGATTTCTTTGTGAGACTCCACATGTCACTGTTGTTTTCCTTGGTTGTTTTTATGTATGGGGCTACTTTTTGAGTGCTGGCCTTTTGAGCCCATTaagctctctctgtcctcccctTTTGAGCTGCTGAATGGTCAAACAAATCAAGTCCATCCCTTTCAAAGGGCAAACCATTTTAACTTAGTCAAACATCATCGATTGTATATCCTTATAACAGCAAGAAAGcttactttttcttcttttattaatatttatctatcagtgtaaacatgccatcagtgtttactgttttttttcttcctccctcctcttgtgTGGTAACTCATGTTTAAGGTAAGAGTCCTTGGTGTAGCTGGCACTCCTACACAGTGCTAAACTACGCTGCACAGGTTTGGTTCTGAGGCCTGTCATCTCAAAGCCCCAGTATAGAGCTTTCAGCTGACACAGTGGAGCCATTGGTGGCCATATTGCAGGAAAAGAAAGCacaccatcattttttttttttgtttacaaaatACCGTATGTTACAGACATACAGACGCTTACTGCATTTCATGTGGCAGTATATTTGACCCTAAAGTGAGGACAAAGGTACAATCATCACAAATGAAAATGTAGTATTGCACACATAGATAATTGGAACTGCCACATGCATGGCttcaaaaatgagtcaatcctcatTGACCTCCATGTTTAAATATCCAGCATTACAggagaaataaatatgtttacataCAAAACAGTTTTGGCCTCTATAAATAGTGTATTTGTTCATGACAACAGGCTTAACTGTACCTAAATTATACATAAATTGACTGCATCTCAAAACACATACTGTAGTTGCAAGGATTAGAAATTCAATAGTAACACCTGACTTAATATTTCACAATTTTTccaaaacacatcatgtgattTGATAACATGAAAATCAAAGTGTAGCCTCTAACAAAGCCTGATATAAGTCATGTATACAGTGTaatacatacaaacatatttTGTCAGTGACACTGTTTAACAGTATTTGTTACAGCACCACTGGGTAATGTCATCCTCCACAATTGAGGCATCATGCTCCTCTAATATGGCCACTAAAAGATGTCTCCTGTCACTGCAAAGCCTATATCATTTACTAAACAAGCACATGTCAATAAACCCCTCACTGTTGAACATGATGCAAAAAAAACCCAAGTCCCCCACCCccatgctgctctctgtgacACTACCAATCATCTGCTCCGTCTCTTAGACTGTCCCTGCATGTTTAACATAGATGGCCACAaaaaacctgaagaaacaatCACCACCCGCATGATTCCAGCTCACTTCTTCTGAAAGTGAGCACACAGAAGCTAAAAGAGCGTGCTTTCCTTGACACAGCTGCCAAACAGGCTCTCCTGTAGTTTTTCAGATGAATCTAATTGCATGTTCAGGACTAATGATTCACTAAGTTTTATTTCCTGActaaatttgcattttttttctctcctgctcCCAATTCTACCAGGGCTCAGTTTCAGGCTGCTAGTAATTGGCCAGCCTTGAATAGACCTGGTGCGTGTGCTTGTTAATTTCATCCAGCCACTGATTTCCTTGCATTGTTAtctttgtctctgcagcagccaaGAGCCTACTGAACAAAAAACCGGATGGTGTCAAAGTAAGTACATCTTTTACATGCATATTTCACAGCACAGCTCTTTAAGTGTCTGTTCTGCAGTCATTGAAATTGATAAAATTAGAAGCTTGGGTTTTCTTTATAAAAGTTTGGAGTGGGTGTGATGGAAATGTCCCAAtaatcagtgtttgtgtgtgtgaaggaggagCATCTGCTGTCTAAACTATTGGAAACTAATAAGTGATGATTAAAGAATGATTCACGGGTGGGTGATAGGCTTCACTCTTCTGTTGTCATATATGACTCCACcaaggagtgtgtgtatgtttatgtgtgtgtgtgttctgtttccACACCCTGCTTCTAAATCTGGCGttcaatttcatttttatttgatgAGGTTGATGAGCCAGACGTTTCCCTTAGCTGTGTTAAAAGATTCTTTAATTAGTTCATCCAAATTACAAAAAGCCACCATCCTGACTCTGTTGTGgtgaatgctgttttttttgtgtcccTGACTTGTGTGGAAAGCCAAccacaacatgtgttttttttttttatttttggcacCCAACCAAGATGACTGGTTACCTAAGCAAAAATTGCTTCTATAaataatatgaaaaaatataactATAAAGTGGTTACATGACCACAGTATAGCATAGCAAATTTTGTTGTTCCTGACAACAGCCACTTGTTGGCAATTACCATTTTTCTCTGTGGGTGATGACTTCCAAATGAGGGAACAGGAAGTGGtaaaatgctaacacatttcTGGGTACTAGGACTCATTTCTGCAGTGCCGGTTGTGTTATTTGTCAAGATGTCATAAATGTGGACAAGTTCAGTGGATTACATCATGTGTGCTGTTGCATTCACATCATAATAAGTAGAGCAACAATGAGAAGTATAGTAGAGAAATGATTTTGGCCTTCACCATAAGCAGAAAACAAACTCACAACCTTAAGCCAAATTTGTACATGGTGCAGCTGCGTATCAAAAGTTCCACCTCAGACAGTGCAGCTTTattacatgattaaaaaaacatatatgcGTCATGGTTTCTATCCATTTACATTGTCCAGAATAAGACTCAGTGCTATGTTGGTGCACAAATGGATTCCGATATGTGCCAAACAAGTATTCTTCCCAAAAAGGTTAGTCAGGAATGggagctgtgtgttgctgtgtgtgcagtggaatTATCAGGGCCTTCTGTTGCTAAAAACAATCAGCTAAAAGCGTGAGAAAAGCACCACAATCACTTGATTTGATGTCTGCCCTTTTTCTGCTTCCTCATCTTTGAGTGCTTCTCCTTCAGACTCTTCTTCTGTGTTATTCTTAGCTCTGCTTTGAGTTATTTCCCTTTTAAAAACACTTCCTTTTAGTCTGGCCTACCGGAAAGTTTAATGTTTCTTTTGCTGCTGATAAGCTCCCACTAATGGcagcctttttttgtcttttcagtcCCACTAATTACTGTTTAATCATAAAAACCACTGGTACTGTTTTCATTTATGTGGTATGATGGAGGTATTTTCGCAAGAAAGTCCAGTAACTGAAAACTATTTTGTTTTTAGAGTGAAAACATAAAttagagagagagtgtgtgagtgaaacggattcagtttttttcattgtgttgcGCTGCAGAGAAGGAAGACGGATGGTACAGAACCTTTGAGGGTAGGCCTGAGCTTGCTGCTGCTTGTTAGCCACACTGAAACCTGCAGTGGGTAGCTAGCCATAGAAACCTTATTTTATTGAAATTCCAGAGCTGCttcaagctggatccatactccgcgagacaaagacatttcccccccctgcagacgttacgcccacaaaatgacgtcattttttgtctctgaccgcccgctgatccgcactcctgtgcacagggtccgggccgaactttgtctttcaaggctgtgcggcaaccatgctgtgattggtcggaatttattgtgggcgtgatgaaagtggagaagcgcaagagcctctccaggtatataggtaggtgtataaacagcactgattcaacagatttagataagaccatactggttttgcatgatgagcaataaaagaaagaaagaaaggcaagtcagggtgatttgtcaccaataactccagacagccgttcacacataccagatggtgactgttattaccattctatatactcctacatacccgggcataacaggctcgttaacaatgtctgtatatctttgctattgttacttttaatgtcgcatcttcacagctcatcaccggacagtttgaagtatcgcaggcacattggaacacagtagatgtgcaaatgtggtcataaaggcacaaacactgaatctttgctattgttacttttaatgtcgcattttcacaactcatcgccggacatctcacgctgttgcaggccccctctctgtataatgccctcttgccatggcacacgtccttgtggtgtgttaaaaaactcagtaaagtctttccttatagtttagtgggagggccgtatgaggagttctgcacacacgcgtctcgcggagtatggtacctcagtgcggaaaagacctttttttgtatctcttaccacccgtggagcgcgttctccgctctttgtctcgcggagtatggatccagcttcaggcTGGGGAGGCACAGTAGGACATCCCTCAAAGATAAGGTGGTTTATTTGTTTCTGGACTATGATGGTGACACTTTGGTGCAGTTATCGATCAGCATCAGTCATGAAAGCAAATCATCAGGAGCTAAATCACAAACCAATCCAGATACGTTTATTAACAAAATATGAAACATtggcaaaataaaaataaagtggaAAATAGCGGCATATTAGGGGATAGTTAAGATTTTGCTGATACCTGACGTGCTAATATCAGGTATCATCTGATATCTTATATACTGATATCAGATCGAAGTCCCAATATCTGCAGAGTATTATGCCTCCACATTTGTGCGTTGATGAAAATAAGAGTCATAtagtgtagtgtgtccccagcccCAACAAGTTTTAGTGGGTGTAGATTTTTGTCACTATAGTGCCTTGTGGATAATATTATCTGATCTGATGATGATCTGATGCCACTCTTTCACCAATAGATGCTAAGCTAAATATTACCATAGTGTTAGACTAACACATGCACAGTAGTACTTTACAGCCATAGCAGTAGCTGCTCCATGTCACACTGTATACAAGGAATTTCTTGATGATGCtgattcatttcctgttttctgttttgctgGGAGCTGTTACTGGATATTCCCTTCTTATCCTACTTTTTATTCTTATTAGTGgtgatgtgttgttttacatGGAACAATGAGATAATCAAGGTTGTTTTCAGTGGTTTTCTTTCACTGAAGTTCACAGTGTACAACTTATTGTTTGTATAACTTCCTATGATGCTGCAAACATGAACAGGTTAAATACTCTGCTGTGGTTTCACTGTGATGTTGGCCGAGGTCAGCACTCATGCAACAAGTAGAGACATCAGTTTGAGTTCTACCTAATtactccttcctctcctcagtAAGTGGGTCATTTGTTTCCCTccgctgtctgtctctcttcagctcTATCAGTTCTAATAAGAGCGCTCCCTGGTTTATTAACTCCTGTCTAACATTTGATGATTGAAGGTTTGATTAAAGAAACTTTATTTCATTAGTCTCTCAGAACTCTTCAAGCACAATGTTCCACTTTTCCCTCTACAGCGTGAAGAGCGAATGCTTGGACACTAAGACTTGTCACTTCTGCCCTGTCCCATCTGTCTACCTGTCTGTCCACTCTGTCCCTCCAGATCAACAACAAGGCCAATGTGGTCACCAGCCCCAAAGAGCCTGTCCCCACTCCTTCTCTGGTACACTGTCTGCCTGCCTTGCTGCCCGTGTGtctgcatggctgtgtgtgtgtctaactgAACATCTGTCCCAATCACACAGCTATGTTGAACTTTTCccactttttttccacacacacatatgtgtagTGTAACATGAGCTGTCCACATGTACTTCTGGATTGCTTTATTGCTGTACTTGGGCTACATTCTCctttgttgttgatgatgaCTGCAATGGCACAGGGGCCATTGCATGCTAACTGTGGATAATACTCTGCAGCCACAGTCAAAGCCTTTGCTGTCAGCACTGAACTGTTGTCACTGACATGGATGTTTTATTGGGAGTAAAGTGCTTTAATATGTTGTTACATATATAcactaatttaaataaataatattatgtTTATTATAAACACTAGGATTAAAGAACTTTAAACTATGTGATGATGAGACATCTAAATATCCATAAGCAtctttttctgtttagtttttaattaCCAGTAGGTTATTGACCAACACAAACGCTGATGCTGATACATCAGTGATAAtagattttttccccccattaaataaataaataaaaacaattgaAATAAaccactttttaaaataaacaatattttGTCTTCTAGCTGGAAGGAGGTGTAAATAATTATTAGACATAATGTTAAATACATTCACAGTGTACCAAAAGAAATTGTACAAAGTGGACTTAACACTGCATTTCTGAAAAGTCATACTTTTATTACTCCACCCTAAGCTACTTAACTTAATGAGAAAGACGTTTGTCAAGACTTGAATTGGGAACAAAACATCAcaccttatttttcttttctatatTTCTTAACAACTGACctgtaaaaataatattttgaaaatatttggTTGACACCATTATGATTCCAAGTGTTACTGTAGATGAAGAAGATCAGTGTCAAATGGGCTAAGGCTTTATTTAGAGAGATGTGAGGACAGATCAATGCTACCCGTTTCTGTCTGCTTCTAgtctctatgctaagctaagctaatcaccTTGTCCAGCTCCTTAAAACATTAAGTCACATGTTTTAATAACAGCCCTTTCATTTTAGTTGCGGTGAGTAAACAAATCATACATAACACTGTCCAATCCAAGATTTCTACTTCCTGGTATATTCATAAATAAGTAGAGTAGAGACACTCACAGTCACAGATCACTCTAGCAAACCCTGACAGTGTCTCTCAGTTCCCTTTTGGATCTCTTATCAATAACACTGGTACGTACGTTTGATGTGTCATGTAAGCCTTTCAGGACTATTAACAGGGGAGTTTGTCATCTTTTTGTCACTGCTGAGTGAAATTTGATTATCTGTGGTGAAAGACTTGGTATATATTGCATAATGCTTGATGGTCACTGCTTCCATATCATTCCATCTGTGTATGACAGTGCTACAGTCGCTGTAGTGAATCCGTTTTTAGTTACAGCTCCCTTCCCTCCAAATAGCAAATATTTTTGTCCAACtctttgctgcttttatttttcttcatttttcttactTCCTCACTCACTTTGGTTCTCCACCGATCTCAAATAAGGAGCCTCAAACCACTGTTATCCACAACCCAGCTGATGGAAACAAGGTATACGGCCGAGCAGATGCTGGTCTGAAGCTGTAGCTTGCTGCTgatgtgtgcactgtttagagtagctgctgctggtgaCGTTTGTGTTGTTCTAAAAACTCATGCGAGGAAACAAGATACTGTTAAATATTGCATGTTATCAAATTTTGCATGTAATTCTTTCACATAAAGGTCATCTGTACAGCTATGTGTATTGCTTAATATTTATGCAGTCATGATACGGAGGTCGTAATCTTCCATGAGGTGTGACTTATTAACCTTTCAGAAGCATTGTCATTACAACATCAGTCTCACAGTTGTGTGACAAAGGGATTATGCATGCTGTCAGAACAAATAAAGACCATGCAGCGGCATGGACACCAAAGATTGTTCAAAGCTAAATCCTTAGCAGAATCTACTGTGTGGAGGTGATGTGCCTATGCAGACATATGGATCTACATGATCATGTATAATCCATAAAATGCAGTGTGCATGCTCATAGTTTTTGCTTTGTGCAGTGACATGATGGTGTGGTACtgtaaactgtgtttttgtgcatagTTATACATGAAGAGTGTGCAGTTGTTTGCTTAGCTTATCACTTGCAATATTGTGACTATTCCTAAAGGTGAATACTCTCTGTGTCCGTGCCACatttatatattcatatataaagATGGACCATCAAAGTGAATTTTAATGGTatcgttttattttttaaagcatgcaGATACGGGGATACGGAAAGTATAAATTAGTAATAACCCCAACAAGAAAACTAATATTAAAATTCTATGATACATTATATAATCATCCTATTTAAAGTCCTTATCACAATCTGCGTGATAGCGTGCTGAAAGTCTGACCCAGGTTAGAGTCCGGCGGATGATGCTAACCTGACCTGCTGTGTCTATACCTCCGGCGCCTGTTGTGGTTTGTGCCCTCATGTGCGGCCGCTTTTACTCACAGCTCCTCTTATTTGTGGTTCGACAGGAGTCCAGTGAGAGTGCCAACACTACCATTGAGGACGAGGACGTCAGAGGTAGGAAAGTTCACACTTCATACAGCACCTCATTAAaactctttttttccacagtgtgcttccacacattattattattattattattatgtttgtgcTAATGAATTCACAGGACAAAACCTCTTTGACTGCTTGTGCCTGTTGCATGAATATGTTGtagtgtcattgtgtgtctctGGCTTCATATCATGTATAATTCTTCTGCAGAACTACAGGTGGTTTTTCAGagctttgtttaaataaatgaccACAAAGTAACTGACAGATGGGGGGGAATATTTTTGCCTATCCGTCCTATTTTGCAAAGAGCATCAAGTCCTTCCTGTATTACAATATAAGGATAGCTGCTTATGTCCAAGTTTGTTTTAGGCCAGTTTAAAAGCAATACCTGCTTATTGTGATCCTACATGGGACCCTGGACAGTTATACATCATTTGTCACCTATTGTCTGCTTATACTCACCAGACAATGGCCACAGTGGGTAAAACAGTGAGAAGGTTAGGTGGTCTGAAGCCTGGAATCgatttgtgattgtgtgtctgtttttctgttagTGACCTTTAACAGAACAGAGAAACAGGATTACagctcttaatgtttttttgACATTTGTCATTTTAGAGACTCCTCAGTTTCAGATATGGCGTGGTGCGTGCATGCCAGCATATGTACATACACAGGCCCATCAAAGCACACCACACTGCCCTTTACAATGGCCGCCTTTGTTATACATGGCTGATCCTCAATGCTCCACTGACCATACTGAGTGATGCTTTGAAATCGCTTTACACTGCTCCACTTATGATAGCATTCCATAAAAGACATTTCCACCTCATCGTGTCTTTCTTCTTATTCATTCATGTCATCTTATATTGGCTGTTGTGGCCTTAATCAGAGATTCACTtgcagagaggaaaaaggaTTCAGCTTTTAATCATGGTTTCTACATCTGGAAATGAGAAGATATAAAGGTGGTGGTTGGTGGCTGGTGGTTGATGGCTGGTGGCTACATGTTAGTGCAACATTAGCATATATTTGTTGTAACCTGATTGTAACCTCACACATCACATATATAGAATGTAGCTATACAGCAAAGACATGAAGCTAGCTCtgttactgtccctttaatactTGGAGCTGAGTTGTCTTACTGTTTGTCCTTCCCAGCTTTTGTCCATGTGATTTGTTCTTAGCTGTGGAAGACTGAAGGCTCTGAACAAATGCTCATTTCCTGCATGCTCTTGATGTTTTCACGTTTTCCTTTTCTCCatctcatttccttttttttcatctcagcACATTCTCGCTCCTCCACTCCCAAAATATATCACCTCAAGCACCTTAAGCACTTAGATCACCCCACCTCCCACCGCTGCTCCTCCCAGTCTGTCTCACCTCCCCCCTCAcgctcgtcctcctcttcctcgtcctcctctttctcctccgttctctcctcctgctggtACTCTCCAAGCGTTTGGCCCAGTGGTGAGGAGTGCTGCCAGTACATCATGAGAGGACTGGTGGCCACCtacctgctcctcttcttcacatCTTCATTTCTGGTCTTGTTCTCTGACCATCCCACCACATGTCACTGTGGCCCCCATCAAGTACCCATGCAGGGCCCCAGGCCCCAGCACAGGGTGCCACAGGGCCCCACCAATTCCCAGTGTAAGTCCCATTCCTGTATGACAGAGAGGAGACTGCAAGGCTTTTTAGCTTTATGCTAATGACTTCTACTAGCAATTTACAAGTCATTAGGGGCAGGGAGTGGAGACATGTCTTCCAGTTGTCTTGATTTGAACTTTTGAACACAGCAGTGTTATAAATTTATCTAAGATGTAGCTGTAGATTCactgtttttaaaacatttgcTGATACCAAGGTTCAACAGAACCACACCTCAGCAGCATTCGACAGAACTGCTGTGtgacagcaccacctgctggtcagAAACATTCATGACACAAGTGTGCAGTATTTCCTGCACAAGTTTTAGTTGACATTGTGAGGACTTCAGGACGTCATTGTCTGAGGTTTGAGCTGGTTAAAATGTGTAGACTACACAGTAAAACTCTCTTTCTCGTGAAACACGGTGTATTTATGGTGTAAAGTTTACTTGTGTGCGTTTTTGTTGGATTTCTTTTGAACAATGATGTCACGGATCAACACATTTTCTGTCTTATTGTCACTACCTGCTACATGTAAATGTATTTctccatattgttttttttttctccactgcaCATATGCTACAAAGTCAACACCATTACTTGTGTTTAAATTTTGTTGAATGAAGGAAGAACATGTAAATACATGTAAGACCAGGTCTCACAGAGACCCTATGTTGTCCCCATATCTGAAAATCTAGTCCATGTGTACAGTTTGCTATTTACAAAGTAAAGTCCAACCATCAGTGTTTCAGCTGTGTCAGGCCTTCTGCAGAGACAGCCAATGAACAAAGAGAGTTTGGATCCTGTGTGCAGTAAACCTGTTAGTTCACAGgtgaaacacagacagcagcatgttcCACCTTTCTGCAGTTAGCTTTTTGGTGTTAGTCTCCTTTGAGGGACTCTCTGCCCAGCAGCAAACTGTAAGTGTTCAGTTAACTGGGAACAGCAGTGTTGAaggtaaatgtatgtgtgtgagtgtgtgtttgcattttgaCTTCACCATGTCTGTCAAGTAGTGGGTGCTCTTACAGCTGCAACAACAGCACTTACTCTTTCCACTCATTGTTTCCTAGCTTACCTACTTAGCATGAAAGGTAACGTTGATGTTGTCGTGTGACGAACCATTTTGACTAACCTCCTTCATTTCCATGTGTGGTTCTGAAAAATGATGTGAGCCTCTGATGTTGTGATGTTGGAGCGGTGTTGTCCCCATGTTCCATGTTGGTCAATTTTTTAATTAAGcatatgcagtgtgtgtatccCTGataacctctgtgtgtttgtttgtttctcagctCGTAAGCAGGAGATCATTAAAGTGACCGAGCAGCTGATTGAGGCCATCAACAACGGAGACTTTGAGGCTTACACGTCAGTTCAGAATGTTCCTCTTTGCTGTATTTCACTTCACCGTGTGTCATCTTCTCTAATATGGCTGCTTAATGTGACACTTAGGAAGATCTGTGATCCTGGCCTCACGTCCTTTGAGCCTGAGGCTTTGGGAAACCTGGTGGAGGGAACAGACTTTCACCGCTTCTACTTTGagaatggtaaaaaaaatattctgcaCTACACAGACATGATCAAAACTTGATTGTGGAGAGACTTGTTGAGGTAGCGGAGCTAGCATTAAAGGTagactctctgcagctctgtccaAGGGGAAGCCCATCCACACCATCCTGCTCAACCCCCACGTCCACCTGATTGGAGACGAGGGCGCCTGCATCGCCTACATCCGCCTCACCCAGTACATCGACAGCAACGGCATGCCTCGC
This region includes:
- the LOC114450681 gene encoding calcium/calmodulin-dependent protein kinase type II delta chain-like isoform X1 produces the protein MFCLSVPLFPDIYMLSLFLSFLLLAGLSLLHSHCIQQILESVNHCHINGIVHRDLKPENLLLASKLKGAAVKLADFGLAIEVQGDQQAWFGFAGTPGYLSPEVLRKDPYGKPVDMWACGVILYILLVGYPPFWDEDQHRLYQQIKAGAYDFPSPEWDTVTPDAKDLINKMLTINPAKRVTASDALKHPWICQRSTVASMMHRQETVECLKKFNARRKLKGAILTTMLATRNFSAAKSLLNKKPDGVKESSESANTTIEDEDVRARKQEIIKVTEQLIEAINNGDFEAYTKICDPGLTSFEPEALGNLVEGTDFHRFYFENALSKGKPIHTILLNPHVHLIGDEGACIAYIRLTQYIDSNGMPRTMQSEETRIWHRRDSKWQNIHFHRSGSPTVPTN
- the LOC114450681 gene encoding calcium/calmodulin-dependent protein kinase type II delta chain-like isoform X2, whose protein sequence is MGVVHRDLKPENLLLASKLKGAAVKLADFGLAIEVQGDQQAWFGFAGTPGYLSPEVLRKDPYGKPVDMWACGVILYILLVGYPPFWDEDQHRLYQQIKAGAYDFPSPEWDTVTPDAKDLINKMLTINPAKRVTASDALKHPWICQRSTVASMMHRQETVECLKKFNARRKLKGAILTTMLATRNFSAAKSLLNKKPDGVKESSESANTTIEDEDVRARKQEIIKVTEQLIEAINNGDFEAYTKICDPGLTSFEPEALGNLVEGTDFHRFYFENALSKGKPIHTILLNPHVHLIGDEGACIAYIRLTQYIDSNGMPRTMQSEETRIWHRRDSKWQNIHFHRSGSPTVPTN